The Agarilytica rhodophyticola genome has a window encoding:
- a CDS encoding VOC family protein, which yields MIDYVSVYITDIEEAAGFYNAVLATLSYKQYAKYSDIIAYGKGNINFILTLSNTHYCPQNSNPIHIAFSAANMQQVDDFHNTALIHGGKTERKPAFREHPCGEVYTTGVQDIFGYKLEAVYKYPKG from the coding sequence ATGATCGATTACGTTAGTGTTTACATTACTGATATTGAGGAAGCAGCAGGCTTTTATAACGCTGTACTGGCGACACTTTCATATAAACAATATGCTAAATATTCAGATATCATTGCGTACGGCAAAGGTAATATTAATTTTATACTAACACTTTCCAATACACATTACTGCCCACAGAATAGCAACCCTATTCATATCGCCTTCTCAGCAGCAAACATGCAACAAGTAGATGATTTTCATAATACCGCGTTAATTCATGGCGGTAAGACTGAACGGAAGCCTGCTTTTCGTGAACATCCTTGCGGCGAGGTATATACAACAGGTGTACAAGATATCTTTGGATATAAATTAGAAGCGGTATATAAGTATCCCAAAGGCTAA
- a CDS encoding AraC family transcriptional regulator has product MDTLSKILDLLRFNGTFYFATNFNGAWSIEVPSYKSVARFHYVTQGHCWVRVPGMEEPQMLSVGDLIIIPHGAKHILSDTPDSPPITLDEAFTHTGYNGQGIFHFGEDSILHGTQLVCGHFEFNEEYKHSFIDYLPQLIICNENEGTEFSWLKDSLHFLANVAKSNQVGSSAIIKRLSEIIFIQSVRFWNERQGSNEGFLAALNDPRISKGLMAFHNNYAADWTVERLAEEAHMSRSLFSDRFKQYLNLSPMQYVTHWRMQNAKRMLVESQLSIEQIASDIGYDSLASFSKAFKRIVNKNPGEYRKERTRSNAEVN; this is encoded by the coding sequence TTGGATACGCTCAGTAAAATTTTAGATTTATTGCGTTTTAACGGAACTTTTTATTTCGCGACAAACTTTAATGGCGCATGGAGTATTGAAGTACCTTCGTATAAAAGTGTGGCAAGATTTCATTATGTTACACAGGGACACTGTTGGGTTAGAGTTCCTGGAATGGAAGAACCACAGATGCTATCGGTAGGCGACCTTATAATTATACCTCACGGTGCTAAGCATATACTTAGTGACACTCCAGACTCACCGCCTATTACACTAGACGAAGCCTTTACACATACAGGTTATAACGGGCAAGGAATTTTTCATTTTGGTGAAGATTCGATATTGCACGGCACACAATTGGTCTGTGGACACTTTGAGTTTAATGAAGAGTACAAGCACTCATTTATTGATTATTTACCGCAACTGATTATTTGCAATGAAAATGAAGGCACGGAGTTTTCTTGGTTAAAAGACTCATTACATTTTTTAGCAAATGTAGCGAAATCAAATCAAGTAGGCAGTTCAGCAATTATCAAAAGGCTATCTGAAATCATATTTATTCAATCTGTACGTTTTTGGAATGAAAGGCAGGGTAGTAATGAAGGCTTTTTAGCAGCATTGAATGACCCTAGAATATCGAAAGGTTTAATGGCATTTCACAACAATTATGCCGCTGATTGGACGGTGGAGCGACTAGCAGAGGAGGCACATATGTCACGCTCACTATTTTCTGATCGTTTCAAACAATATTTAAACCTATCGCCTATGCAATATGTGACACATTGGCGAATGCAGAATGCTAAAAGGATGCTGGTTGAAAGCCAACTATCTATTGAACAAATTGCATCAGATATCGGATATGACTCGTTAGCATCTTTTAGCAAAGCGTTTAAAAGGATTGTTAATAAAAACCCAGGGGAGTATAGAAAAGAAAGAACCCGTAGTAATGCTGAAGTGAATTAG
- a CDS encoding YHS domain-containing (seleno)protein, whose translation MKTSLFALITAVITIFSIHTSADSISNSTVGAGGYDLVSYQDGKKPLPGNGNFVATVDGVNYIFSSKENLKKFNKNQNKYLPQYGGYCAYGTSVNKKFIGDPNVWEVVDGKLYFNLDNSIKAIWVKDIPGNIKKADKNWKKIKNVAASEL comes from the coding sequence ATGAAAACTTCATTATTTGCACTGATAACCGCTGTGATTACGATATTTTCAATTCATACATCCGCTGATTCTATTAGTAATAGTACGGTAGGTGCTGGTGGTTATGATCTAGTATCCTATCAGGATGGTAAAAAGCCTCTACCTGGTAATGGTAATTTTGTTGCAACTGTAGATGGGGTTAACTACATTTTCTCCAGTAAGGAAAATCTTAAAAAATTTAATAAGAATCAAAATAAATACTTGCCACAATATGGTGGCTACTGTGCCTATGGTACTTCAGTCAATAAAAAGTTTATCGGCGACCCTAATGTCTGGGAAGTTGTAGATGGTAAGCTTTACTTCAACCTTGATAACAGTATAAAAGCTATCTGGGTAAAAGATATTCCGGGTAATATCAAAAAAGCAGATAAAAACTGGAAGAAAATTAAAAACGTAGCGGCTTCTGAATTATAA
- a CDS encoding bifunctional helix-turn-helix transcriptional regulator/GNAT family N-acetyltransferase, giving the protein MNTVSALVIDDIREASRTLVREFGFMGRNLAATSLPPSAVHALLEIDLKGPQTAAELCVKLNLEKSSISRLLKKLVRAGEVKESILPADARSKVLTLTAKGKATVNVAHEFAQQQVNNALADLSYDEIARIVDGLSTYAEALEAKRINGTTTPVSRFEIISGYRPGAIGTIAALFSRYFAQYYNFDQYFEQKVATELAEFTQRLSATNNALWLVMNNDQVLGSLAIDGDDLPDADVAHLRWFIMAPQLAGRGLGKQLLERAVDFCQDRSFREIHLWTVKGLDASSYLYDRYDFTIEEEFVDKQWGKETIEQKRVKRL; this is encoded by the coding sequence ATGAACACCGTATCTGCCTTAGTGATAGATGATATTCGTGAAGCTTCTAGAACCTTAGTTCGAGAGTTTGGCTTTATGGGTCGTAATCTAGCTGCGACCTCCCTTCCTCCCTCTGCTGTGCATGCTTTATTAGAAATTGATTTAAAGGGCCCGCAAACGGCCGCAGAACTGTGTGTAAAGCTCAATCTTGAAAAGTCCAGTATTAGCCGCTTGCTAAAAAAACTGGTTCGCGCGGGAGAAGTTAAAGAGAGCATTTTGCCAGCGGACGCTCGTAGTAAAGTACTGACATTAACGGCTAAAGGTAAAGCTACGGTTAACGTTGCTCATGAGTTTGCTCAACAGCAAGTAAACAACGCTTTAGCTGATCTATCCTATGATGAAATTGCTAGGATTGTGGATGGCCTATCTACTTATGCCGAAGCGCTAGAAGCTAAGCGTATTAATGGGACAACAACGCCAGTCTCTAGGTTTGAAATTATTTCAGGGTATCGTCCAGGAGCTATAGGCACTATAGCTGCATTATTTTCCCGTTATTTTGCACAGTATTATAACTTCGATCAGTACTTTGAACAAAAAGTAGCGACCGAGTTGGCCGAATTTACTCAGCGTTTGTCAGCAACAAATAACGCCCTATGGTTGGTAATGAATAATGATCAGGTACTGGGTTCACTCGCAATCGATGGTGACGATTTACCTGATGCTGATGTTGCTCATTTACGTTGGTTTATTATGGCGCCTCAGCTGGCGGGACGTGGTCTTGGCAAGCAGCTATTGGAAAGAGCAGTTGATTTTTGTCAGGATCGAAGTTTTCGAGAGATTCACTTATGGACAGTAAAAGGTTTGGATGCCTCTAGTTATTTATATGATCGTTATGATTTTACTATTGAGGAAGAATTTGTAGATAAACAGTGGGGGAAGGAAACCATTGAACAAAAACGAGTAAAGCGTCTTTAA
- a CDS encoding beta-ketoacyl-ACP synthase III → MAIISATGLYTPEHSVSNTELVEAFNQYVDDFNKSNAAKIEAGEVSALLHSSDAFIEKASGIKSRYFVSKEGVLDPKIMTPLLPERGNDEPSILAEMAVLAAKQALQTAGREAHDVDFIIVACSNLQRPYPAISIEVQQLLGAGGFAFDMNVACSSATFGLKTATDAINAGTAKSVLVISPEICSGHLNFRDRDSHFIFGDAATAILVEHESVAQGGDYRVIDSKCITQFSNNIRNNFGFLNRTAPETKDNADKLFIQKGRSVFKEVCPMVAELINTHVGANNIDRQSIKRLWLHQANLSMNQLIAKNVLGKEFNVEDAPVILDTYANTSSAGSIISFHKNSQGLNTGDYGIISSFGAGYSAGSVILQKL, encoded by the coding sequence ATGGCAATTATCAGCGCTACCGGCCTATATACCCCGGAGCATTCTGTTTCCAATACCGAACTAGTAGAAGCTTTTAATCAATATGTCGATGACTTCAATAAAAGCAACGCCGCTAAAATAGAAGCTGGGGAAGTGAGCGCGTTGCTTCACTCCTCCGATGCTTTTATTGAAAAAGCTTCTGGTATTAAAAGTCGCTACTTTGTCAGTAAAGAAGGCGTGCTAGACCCTAAGATAATGACGCCGCTGCTACCTGAACGCGGCAACGACGAGCCTAGCATCTTGGCCGAAATGGCCGTGCTTGCTGCCAAACAAGCACTGCAAACCGCTGGTCGAGAAGCTCATGATGTTGACTTCATTATCGTTGCTTGCTCAAACCTGCAAAGACCCTATCCAGCCATATCTATCGAGGTGCAACAACTGCTTGGGGCAGGCGGCTTTGCCTTTGACATGAATGTCGCATGCTCCTCTGCCACGTTCGGCTTAAAAACGGCTACCGATGCTATTAACGCAGGTACTGCTAAGAGTGTCTTGGTTATCAGCCCGGAAATCTGCTCAGGCCATTTAAATTTCCGCGATAGGGACTCCCACTTTATTTTTGGTGACGCCGCTACTGCGATTTTAGTAGAACATGAATCTGTTGCCCAAGGAGGCGACTACCGCGTCATAGACTCCAAGTGCATTACTCAATTCTCCAATAATATTCGCAATAACTTTGGTTTCTTAAACAGAACAGCACCTGAGACAAAAGATAACGCCGATAAACTCTTTATCCAAAAGGGTAGAAGTGTTTTTAAAGAGGTCTGTCCAATGGTAGCCGAATTAATTAACACCCACGTTGGCGCCAACAATATAGACAGACAAAGTATTAAACGGCTATGGTTACACCAAGCCAACCTCAGCATGAATCAACTCATCGCCAAAAATGTCTTAGGTAAGGAGTTTAATGTCGAGGACGCACCAGTAATTTTGGATACCTATGCCAACACCAGCTCAGCAGGCTCTATTATCTCTTTCCATAAAAACTCCCAAGGGTTAAATACTGGGGACTATGGCATTATCTCGTCGTTCGGAGCAGGATATTCAGCAGGTTCTGTAATCTTACAAAAACTGTAA
- a CDS encoding carbon-nitrogen hydrolase family protein — MQADSLLNIAFAQIAPVWLNKLATIDKVIAAIESAAKLDAHLVAFGESLLPGYPFWLSVTNGSEFESKVQKEIHAHYVRNAISVEGGDLATICETCKQNNIAAYIGTIEKASNRGGKSLYCSMVYIDAKGIIGSVHRKLMPTYEERLTWSPGDGNGLRVHPLGAFTVGGLNCWENWMPLPRAALYGQGEDLHVAIWPGSERNTQDITRFIAKEARSYVMSVSGLMRKEDFPEDTPNLELILEKPQDFYASGGSCIAAPDGSWIIEPLNGEEAVMVATIDHNRVLEERQNFDPSGHYSRPDVTHLSVNRKRQATVSFSDD; from the coding sequence ATGCAAGCAGATTCCCTACTCAATATTGCATTCGCACAAATTGCTCCAGTATGGCTAAATAAACTGGCAACCATTGATAAAGTTATCGCCGCAATTGAGTCGGCTGCAAAGCTGGACGCACACCTTGTGGCATTCGGTGAGTCGTTATTACCAGGTTACCCATTTTGGCTCTCCGTCACTAATGGTTCCGAATTTGAGTCAAAAGTGCAAAAAGAGATTCATGCTCATTATGTGCGCAATGCTATATCTGTCGAAGGCGGGGACTTAGCCACTATCTGCGAAACCTGCAAGCAAAATAACATTGCCGCTTATATTGGCACTATCGAAAAAGCCTCCAATCGAGGTGGAAAAAGTCTATATTGCTCGATGGTCTACATTGATGCCAAGGGCATTATCGGGTCTGTGCACCGCAAGCTTATGCCTACTTATGAAGAGCGTTTAACCTGGTCGCCTGGCGATGGCAATGGCCTTCGGGTTCATCCTCTGGGAGCGTTTACCGTGGGAGGGCTTAACTGCTGGGAAAATTGGATGCCCTTGCCACGCGCTGCCTTATATGGTCAAGGAGAAGACCTGCACGTAGCCATATGGCCTGGCAGTGAGCGTAATACTCAAGATATTACCCGTTTTATTGCAAAAGAAGCGCGTTCCTATGTTATGTCGGTAAGTGGTTTAATGCGTAAAGAAGATTTTCCGGAAGATACGCCTAATCTAGAGCTAATCTTGGAAAAGCCGCAAGACTTCTATGCTTCAGGAGGTTCATGTATCGCAGCTCCTGATGGCTCCTGGATAATAGAGCCTTTGAACGGTGAAGAAGCGGTTATGGTCGCTACTATTGATCACAACCGAGTTTTGGAGGAGCGCCAGAATTTCGATCCGTCTGGGCATTACTCTCGCCCGGATGTAACGCACTTGTCTGTCAATCGCAAACGCCAGGCCACGGTATCCTTTAGCGACGACTAA
- a CDS encoding Lrp/AsnC family transcriptional regulator yields the protein MITDTTDKSLLHLLRCNSRASIAELARELSLSRSTVKDRISRLEKKGVIKGYSLVLSDEYTKGHVSAHVMVSLASGSSAQTMRNLKDIEQITIAYAVSGIYDLIVLVEAESTGELDKVLDDIREIEGIKDTVTSVVLSTKFER from the coding sequence ATGATTACTGATACTACTGATAAAAGCTTGTTACATCTTTTACGCTGTAATAGCCGCGCTTCCATTGCAGAACTGGCACGAGAACTAAGCCTGTCTCGCTCCACAGTCAAAGACCGTATTAGTCGTCTGGAAAAGAAGGGCGTGATTAAAGGATATTCTCTGGTGCTCAGTGATGAATATACCAAAGGTCATGTGTCGGCCCATGTGATGGTAAGTTTAGCATCAGGGTCTTCTGCGCAAACTATGCGAAACCTTAAAGACATTGAACAAATTACTATCGCTTATGCTGTCAGTGGTATCTACGATTTGATTGTCTTGGTGGAAGCAGAATCAACCGGTGAACTAGATAAGGTGCTTGATGATATTCGCGAAATCGAGGGTATCAAAGACACTGTCACCAGTGTAGTTCTGTCAACAAAGTTTGAACGCTAG
- a CDS encoding argininosuccinate synthase produces MSADIKKVVLAYSGGLDTSVIVLWLQETYGCEVVTFTADIGQGEEVEPARAKAEALGVKEIYIDDLREEFARDFVFPMFRANAIYEGEYLLGTSIARPLIAKRLIEIANETGADAISHGATGKGNDQVRFELGAYALKPGIHVIAPWREWDLTSRETLMAYCEKHQIPVDFSSAKKKSPYSMDANLLHISYEGGILEDPWAEAEADMWRWSVAPEDAPDTPEYLEISFKGGDPVAINGEAMSPATLLEFLNKKGGEHGVGRLDIVENRYVGMKSRGCYETPGGTILLPAHRAIESITLDREVAHLKDSLMPKYAEQVYNGYWWSPERKMLQAAIDDSQHVVNGDVRVKLYKGAVTVVGRRSDNSLFDENIATFEDDAGAYDQKDAAGFIKLNALRMRIAAQKGRTQG; encoded by the coding sequence ATGTCAGCCGATATCAAAAAAGTTGTTCTTGCCTATTCTGGAGGTTTAGATACCTCGGTCATAGTGCTTTGGCTGCAAGAGACTTATGGCTGTGAAGTGGTGACTTTTACAGCGGATATCGGTCAAGGGGAAGAGGTAGAGCCAGCTCGAGCTAAAGCTGAAGCGCTTGGCGTCAAAGAAATTTATATCGACGACTTGAGAGAAGAGTTTGCCCGTGATTTTGTCTTCCCTATGTTTCGCGCCAATGCTATTTATGAGGGTGAATACTTATTGGGTACTTCGATTGCTCGCCCGCTAATTGCTAAGCGTTTAATTGAGATCGCTAATGAAACCGGTGCCGATGCTATTTCTCATGGTGCGACGGGTAAAGGTAATGACCAGGTGCGTTTTGAACTAGGGGCCTATGCTTTGAAGCCGGGCATTCATGTAATTGCGCCCTGGCGTGAATGGGATTTAACTTCTCGTGAAACCTTGATGGCCTATTGTGAAAAACACCAGATTCCAGTTGATTTCTCAAGTGCTAAGAAAAAGTCTCCTTACTCTATGGATGCCAATCTCCTTCATATCTCATACGAAGGCGGAATTTTGGAAGATCCATGGGCAGAAGCTGAAGCTGATATGTGGCGCTGGTCGGTAGCTCCGGAAGATGCGCCCGATACTCCAGAATATCTAGAAATTAGCTTTAAAGGCGGTGATCCCGTAGCCATTAATGGTGAAGCTATGTCTCCGGCAACTTTACTTGAGTTTCTCAACAAGAAAGGTGGCGAGCATGGCGTTGGACGACTCGATATTGTTGAAAATCGCTATGTTGGAATGAAGTCCCGTGGTTGTTACGAAACTCCCGGTGGGACAATATTACTGCCTGCCCATAGAGCTATTGAATCCATCACCTTAGATCGTGAAGTTGCACATCTGAAAGATTCGCTAATGCCTAAGTATGCTGAGCAAGTATATAACGGTTACTGGTGGAGCCCTGAGCGTAAAATGTTGCAAGCCGCTATCGATGATTCTCAGCATGTAGTTAATGGAGATGTTCGCGTTAAGCTTTATAAAGGTGCTGTTACTGTTGTTGGGCGTCGTTCTGATAACAGCTTATTTGATGAAAACATTGCAACTTTTGAAGACGATGCCGGGGCCTATGATCAAAAAGATGCGGCAGGCTTTATTAAACTCAATGCATTGCGCATGCGTATCGCTGCACAAAAGGGCCGTACTCAAGGTTGA